A stretch of the Xyrauchen texanus isolate HMW12.3.18 chromosome 20, RBS_HiC_50CHRs, whole genome shotgun sequence genome encodes the following:
- the LOC127660329 gene encoding uncharacterized protein LOC127660329, protein MNEWKDRARKSLRDAGKPYVNRRGEQKRGKSPPKEGKVCNETCPRQCSSLTEQRKLQLFTEFYAVSYERQQAIILSGLEQHKVIQEKLGSQSEGTEQVDKVRSPLEDFRGKHKNRPHSIHPAVREGIREHILSFPRQPNHYSRMKGDVEREYLSPDLNLLRMFRLYKENNPTSTAKFWLYRDLFKQQNLSFGQPRSDTCAKCDALFSKLTAATTDGERLKIAAESELHHRKAEKAYTQLQADTARAKANDDCHVICIDMQGVVFTPNLTHSNVYYQRQLANYNLCIQEMGTDNPPTMCLWHEGIAHRGSIEVASCLLKWAETSFAPLVQAKERKLVIYSDRCCGQNNNWRVLNLMALLISRGYFSQIEQKFMVSGHSFLPCDRSFATLDKRRKVSTLHTPSDVAEMIRGARQQHPFKVIEMKCADFRQLPDATLKRPPGLLITSMMWLKVTAADPWCVHTKGSHSLYEGWKTWLITKQRKNQPPPAPLFSTTYARSLRGPSARQEGEAPGSYENASLHASGGPSILWDIRM, encoded by the exons ATGAATGAATGGAAGGACAGAGCAAGGAAGTCTTTGAGGGATGCTGGGAAACCATATGTGAACCGGAGAGGAGAGCAAAAACGAGGAAAAAGTCCACCGAAAGAG GGCAAGGTGTGCAATGAGACGTGTCCCAGGCAGTGTTCAAGcctaacagaacaaagaaaactcCAGCTCTTCACAGAGTTTTATGCTGTCTCTTATGAGAGGCAGCAGGCTATCATTCTCTCTGGTTTGGAGCAG CACAAG GTTATTCAAGAAAAGTTAGGCAGTCAGTCTGAGGGAACAGAGCAGGTAGATAAAGTCAGGTCTCCATTAGAGGACTTCAGAGGAAAACATAAGAAcag gcCTCATAGCATTCATCCTGCAGTGAGAGAGGGGATAAGAGAGCATATCTTGAGCTTCCCACGCCAGCCGAACCACTACTCACGGATGAAGGGAGATGTGGAGAGGGAGTACCTGAGCCCTGATTTAAACCTGCTCCGCATGTTCCGCCTGTACAAGGAAAACAATCCAACATCCACTGCAAAGTTCTGGCTCTATAGGGACCTCTTCAAGCAGCAGAACCTCAGTTTTGGGCAGCCAAGAAGTGACACTTGTGCGAAATGTGACGCCCTGTTCTCAAAATTAACAGCTGCTACAACAGATGGAGAAAGGTTGAAGATCGCAGCCGAGAGTGAGCTTCACCACCGGAAAGCTGAAAAAGCGTACACCCAGTTGCAGGCTGACACAGCGAGGGCCAAAGCCAATGATGACTGCCATGTCATTTGTATCGACATGCAGGGGGTAGTGTTCACGCCAAACCTGACACACTCCAACGTGTACTATCAACGACAGCTGGCCAACTACAACCTCTGTATCCAGGAGATGGGCACTGACAATCCTCCTACAATGTGCCTCTGGCATGAGGGCATCGCTCACAGAGGTTCCATCGAGGTGGCAAGCTGTCTTTTGAAGTGGGCAGAAACATCTTTCGCTCCCCTTGTCCAGGCAAAGGAACGGAAGCTCGTCATCTATAGTGACCGATGCTGTGGGCAGAACAACAACTGGCGAGTCCTAAACCTCATGGCCCTGCTCATATCTAGAGGGTACTTCAGTCAGATAGAGCAGAAGTTCATGGTGTCTGGTCACTCCTTCCTTCCCTGTGACCGTTCCTTTGCCACGCTGGACAAGAGGCGTAAGGTGTCCACACTCCACACCCCCAGCGATGTCGCCGAGATGATCCGTGGAGCAAGGCAGCAGCATCCATTCAAAGTAATTGAGATGAAATGTGCGGACTTCAGGCAGCTCCCTGATGCAACATTAAAGCGTCCACCTGGCTTGCTAATCacatccatgatgtggttgaaagTGACAG ctgctgatccatggtgtgtCCACACAAAAGGGAGCCACAGCCTCTACGAGGGATGGAAGACCTGGCTGATCACCAAACAGAGGAAGAATCAACCACCTCCAGCTCCCTTGTTCTCCACCACGTATGCTCGTAGCTTACGAGGACCCTCTGCCCGTCAAGAAGGAGAAGCACCGGGATCTTATGAAAATGCTAGCCTACATGCCAGCGGAGGCCCAAGCATTTTATGGGACATTAGAATGTGA